One genomic segment of Coffea arabica cultivar ET-39 chromosome 6e, Coffea Arabica ET-39 HiFi, whole genome shotgun sequence includes these proteins:
- the LOC113696746 gene encoding uncharacterized protein has product MKMMKAVKKLKFWSRKQKKKKKKALFIDNPPPPPCHCQYQYYCPPYEPSAPPLPTSSSSSSWVEYDHEAQDTVYANSKFISFTSSNPAQVQDPTFGPQDFGSVPQPRPQDPTMPAAASITSYQQYMVPNPAYGVPLLPQVRRERRGGAFECMFAFGAHLFRCFFPCFHIREAKR; this is encoded by the coding sequence ATGAAGATGATGAAGGCCGTGAAGAAGCTCAAGTTCTGGTCAAGaaagcagaagaagaagaagaagaaggcatTGTTCATTGAtaacccaccaccaccaccatgcCATTGTCAGTACCAATATTACTGTCCGCCGTATGAGCCCTCTGCCCCACCATTAccaacatcatcatcttcatcatcatggGTTGAGTACGATCACGAGGCTCAAGACACCGTCTATGCAAACTCTAAGTTTATCTCATTTACCTCATCAAACCCAGCTCAAGTTCAAGATCCCACATTTGGTCCACAAGACTTCGGTTCGGTTCCACAACCCAGACCGCAAGATCCTACAATGCCAGCTGCTGCCAGCATTACTTCCTATCAGCAGTACATGGTGCCAAATCCTGCTTACGGTGTTCCACTTCTACCTCAAGTTCGAAGAGAAAGGAGGGGTGGAGCTTTTGAATGCATGTTTGCCTTCGGGGCTCATTTGTTTCGTTGCTTCTTTCCATGCTTCCACATTCGGGAAGCCAAAAGGTGA